The Apium graveolens cultivar Ventura chromosome 11, ASM990537v1, whole genome shotgun sequence genome has a window encoding:
- the LOC141696347 gene encoding uncharacterized protein LOC141696347 translates to MKVNMQAHDTWKAVELADPKVAAEEKKDRLALAAIYQSIPEDILLSVAVKNTTKEIWDAIKMMCLGSDRVRQAKVQTFKSEFEVLSMKETETIGEFCMMLNDLVTNIRALGEIVEKGCVVKKLLRAVPYRFLQITSAMEQFGKLNEMSIEEVVGSLKTHEEKTRGQTEKLGNQLLLTEDEWTKRETNGGQLLLTKEEWLKRTSTGGTDSSQNQKFRGGSQGLHGVRETSKVKCFNYHNYGHFAATCRKPQRGRETNQEVNLSEIHDNEPALLMVKQEKVEERTLLLNEKDVRPKLSKDSEMQTKSNLLYLDNGATNHMTGLRSKFKELDESITGQVKIGDGSLVHMKRKGCS, encoded by the coding sequence ATGAAGGTTAATATGCAAGCACACGACACCTGGAAGGCAGTGGAGCTTGCAGATCCAAAGGTTGCAGCCGAGGAAAAGAAAGATAGGTTGGCTTTGGCAGCCATCTATCAATCCATTCCGGAGGACATCTTATTGTCAGTGGCTGTTAAGAATACGACAAAAGAAATATGGGATGCCATCAAAATGATGTGCCTAGGTTCCGATCGCGTAAGACAGGCCAAGGTGCAGACCTTCAAGTCAGAGTTTGAGGTGCTTAGCATGAAGGAGACAGAAACTATCGGCGAGTTCTGTATGATGTTAAACGACCTGGTAACCAATATACGAGCGTTGGGTGAAATTGTTGAAAAAGGTTGTGTGGTGAAGAAGCTGTTGAGGGCTGTACCTTATAGGTTTCTGCAAATAACCTCTGCAATGGAGCAATTTGGAAAGTTGAATGAGATGTCAATAGAGGAGGTCGTGGGATCATTAAAGACGCATGAGGAAAAAACTCGTGGCCAAACAGAGAAGCTTGGAAATCAATTACTCTTGACTGAGGATGAGTGGACAAAGCGAGAAACAAATGGAGGGCAACTATTGTTAACCAAGGAGGAATGGTTAAAGAGAACAAGTACAGGAGGAACTGATAGTTCACAAAACCAGAAATTTCGAGGAGGGTCTCAGGGATTACATGGTGTGAGAGAAACAAGTAAGGTAAAATGTTTTAATTATCACAACTATGGACATTTTGCTGCAACTTGTCGTAAACCACAACGAGGTAGGGAGACAAATCAAGAGGTGAACTTATCAGAAATCCATGATAATGAACCTGCTTTGCTTATGGTGAAACAAGAAAAAGTGGAAGAACGAACACTCTTGTTGAATGAGAAAGATGTTCGACCAAAGTTAAGCAAAGATTCTGAGATGCAAACTAAATCCAACTTGTTGTATTTGGATAACGGAGCTACTAACCATATGACTGGGTTACGATCGAAATTCAAGGAATTGGATGAAAGTATCACAGGTCAAGTGAAAATTGGGGATGGTTCGTTGGTTCATATGAAAAGGAAAGGCTGCTCATGA